The Neodiprion virginianus isolate iyNeoVirg1 chromosome 5, iyNeoVirg1.1, whole genome shotgun sequence genome contains a region encoding:
- the LOC124304446 gene encoding E3 ubiquitin-protein ligase UBR5 isoform X6, whose amino-acid sequence MSSIHFVVHPLPGTDDQLNDRLKEVAEKINRYGFMTPPALSGLKGSVKRIVVGPTHIALLMEDNRICRVAFTVLSDRLDLSKNEPNRNTNKSHVGNSGSAPSGSGGGGSGGRAGLPRSRARIMRNSSAIRGGGGSGGGGGAGRSGPPGVIMGGASGSSSRPIVSVPAPFVPEDLISQAQVVLQGKSRNLIIRELQRTNLDVNLAVNNLLSRDDEEGDDAEDAADSYVPEDLISLLDGGFSNEHSVIIDADSMFSEDMFGYTGIRSRGSSSRRLGSDRDGERSADRDRDRDSFSRWRDRQYYGPRRWLETALKDSWEKDPDNKKKELASQCPLWMSEELEWWHERCGEPAPRFVQIAALYSELIAVSSTGQLYQWRWADPEPYKHPENPNVHHPKSIPLGLFGEKIVNISATAIRCSVSTESGKVATWLDDLLGHVASRLEHPAQAFTEFTLDRIVSLHTCALYTVARLESGGLYWWGVLPFAQRKKLWEKYKAKSRKHRPSTVLSTDISYGTHVCMKNSPIYQPGAIGFTIANGVPKVGQLLSAAWNLDATCRFKILPAGVLIPANPTEKREVIPTAGAASGPSKTNHKETADRLDMPPPPSPASSTCSDTGSITTSHKRQKRMVPRGEGEPEKKDEEDWQLKDVVFVEDVKTVPIGKVIKVDGCYVAVKFFSKDSKEKEKETKEKDFSTSDFKDLTAEELIKLLADCRLLRKDELQVIKSPLSSRAPDCFQRTPRRVNLVETSNENLLTISTDGQGIHAILKNGTKLTYVVYNLSTGRYVQDCYIPSDISSFLGLQPQSISLTSAGENTECSMILRDGNNTIYPIAKDCAEAIRDPNWLDLVPVHCIGASTIPIPSCTNSSNLKNQVAVIALVFDNLLLLPRILRCDFDGVKQIFANLELDQKTISSQIQTILTERCDGNRNIFHACVNMCSPTSNKENEQGIERELVVNTVDGNTAPIEEPIPTLSWPPEAFDNTSGEEDSLLSIGAASISMMNKSGASSTTNNTYVIDSVERRNNALLILKYLCESPVLAPHLKELLVARDAQGQTPLMLAVSVRAYHAALILLDTIQRVGRDGKDCSAMILQPDASPDLSPLFVTCCNDTCSFTWTGAEHINQDIFECRTCGLTGSLCCCTECARVCHRGHDCKLKKTSPTAYCDCWEKCKCRALIAGHQGARYDLLCRLVMNTDLATKINSRGESILLFLVQTVGRQSVEQRQYRSAPRQRSASASRKTPSSDGLGADADMPDHDLEPPRFSRRALERLLNDWPAIQCMIMSGVTESPTNDQLFGDQGQACRQSGTALLDKFTHSLLVKCSAEMLDTLLSTLVRELQKDNVPGRQEEANNVARRFVRSVARIFVIFTIEMAPNTTKRRSASQASQPLMKCRRVFQALIKLAVEELCETADSLIAPVRLGVARPTAPFTLTSSAIEVINGSEELFSIEPLIPRSGVSAQVLDSALQAQQVNNNIAIAREVSAMDETEGGEEVPMDIDGDISEHEESGVSGANVSQPLGEVDNNVGGVGEEQAGDGESDTELDLLAEAETESDSDDNHSNQDAASAQRSVQTGATAGSDGGMGSILLFPEDESGESSQQEDDESEAGETDEQDNEEFQIGDEQLERRSGSSGHAHRNNLAPVSMQWAIRNRESSTRTAGLRVTGGSNLVFIDPSSLRRSTATSAVTAAQEPITMGTTASCLARAFGIVIRQIADLLTMLQDYKTHAPALPRLMEISYQDAIGLQLYLEGHLKPTWDWLMTVMDATEAQLRFGVSLTRSADPAHPEHPLNVAPSLAGGNFTGLLNSAALSLTLQSNTSRNQRSGITTTSNNSAGHASTRINVGFTGVGEPPRSNRDREGGDAHSARREFLSYCLSLMRAHNGEHRDSLPVLDVSALRHVAYVFDALVYYMRSGSESPSTRGDSHKESIAFATWTEQDENDNEEAEDGNSTASTVMETDSVDYPDLLQVPMCVTSNSANSIAKGRKHPFLQRSDSTLCLGCPPLDPFDTIMSEALPLADQPHLLQPHSRREDLFGVPRQPVNSGSSASQNPLEGLPTRLGLSGRFADNSLLAATSSYNQIIQVPIHVTSSSSNAQSASAGDAENRWNLIAGSEQPGTSKLTEKPKGFNQSAESQPSSVVTEQIDRAPIIVSPSGQGMENVVPGNNSSKGKDELCKSGRSVIVRAGTVSEPNVNKVGAPEVLVVPTAETQTVSEEVDPAASNQEISAHETVETSPVESSRALTTIGTNISHNILLGRWRLSLDLFGRVFMEDVGLEAGSVVSELGGFPVKEAKFRRDMEKLRNSQQKDITLSKVERDRTQLLIQTMKELNTQYNLFNRRASNTPPLAVNRVKVTFKDEPGEGSGVARSFYTAIAEALLANEKLPNLEAAQVGSKYTQYNVLQKLKSRDRDRDLRRQNPRSSGKCREARRALSFEARSFHPTASTEGPSGSNSSGSSSNAHPLPVSHPSNDHLTMHQQQLGDRLYQKVHTLRPTLAEKITGMLLELSPAQLLMLLASEDALRQKVEEAFELIHSHNQDLASEALLDLDVFSLTERCGGNKKKLEASILDDIEDNAPLFYSPGKRGFYTPRQGRASYERLNAFRNVGRLIGLCLLQNELCPIFLNRHVIKYILARPIRFHDLAFFDSVIYESLRQLVVDAETKDSNSLFSELDLTFSIDLCPEEGVGSLELIPNGREIEVSASNIYDYVRKYAEVRMVKVQEKALEAMREGVFDVLPEGALDGLTSEDLRLLLNGVGDINVSVLISYTSFNDESGESTERLVKFKRWLWSIVEKMSHVERQDLVYFWTGSPALPASEDGFQPMPSVTIRPADDAHLPTANTCISRLYVPLYSSRHVLRHKLLLAIKTKNFGFV is encoded by the exons ATGTCCTCGATCCACTTTGTCGTCCACCCTTTACCGGGAACGGACGACCAGCTGAACGACAG GTTAAAAGAAGTCGCTGAGAAGATAAACAGATATGGATTTATGACACCACCAGCACTTAGCGGACTGAAGGGATCGGTTAAGCGCATAGTTGTCGGTCCAACTCACATTGCCCTGTTGATGGAAGACAATAGAATTTGCCGTGTAGCATTCACTGTTTTGTCAGACAGGCTAGATTTGAGCAAAAATGAACCCAACAGAAA CACAAACAAAAGCCATGTAGGAAACTCAGGCTCAGCACCAAGCGGAAGTGGAGGTGGAGGTAGCGGCGGAAGAGCAGGATTGCCTCGCTCTAGGGCAAGAATAATGCGCAACAGTTCGGCAATAAGAGGCGGAGGTGGCAGtggtggaggaggaggggcCGGACGCAGTGGACCGCCAGGTGTTATAATGGGCGGTGCAAGCGGCAGCAGTTCAAGACCGATTGTCTCGGTGCCGGCACCCTTTGTTCCGGAGGATTTGATCTCCCAGGCGCAAGTGGTCTTGCAGGGAAAAAGCAGAAACCTAATTATCAGGGAGCTACAG CGTACAAATCTTGACGTCAATCTCGCCGTCAACAATCTTCTATCTCGGGATGACGAGGAGGGCGATGACGCCGAAGATGCAGCCGACAGCTATGTTCCTGAGGATCTGATCTCCCTGCTCGACGGCGGTTTCAGCAACGAGCATTCCGTCATTATAGATGCAGACTCCATGTTCTCAGAGGACATGTTCGGCTACACGGGAATCCGGAG TCGTGGTAGCTCTTCACGCAGACTTGGCAGCGACAGGGACGGCGAACGATCAGCAGATCGGGACAGGGATCGAGATAGTTTCAGTCGGTGGAGAGATCGCCAGTATTACGGCCCTCGCCGGTGGCTGGAAACAGCCCTCAAAGATTCGTGGGAAAAGGATCCAG ATAACAAGAAAAAGGAACTCGCCTCGCAGTGTCCGTTATGGATGTCCGAGGAGCTTGAATGGTGGCACGAGCGTTGCGGTGAACCGGCGCCTCGCTTTGTCCAAATTGCCGCTCTCTACAGTGAGCTAATTGCAGTTTCGTCTACCGGGCAGCTCTATCAGTGGCGATGGGCAGACCCTGAGCCTTATAAACATCCAGAA aacCCAAACGTTCATCACCCAAAGAGTATTCCGCTTGGTTTGTTTGGAGAGAAGATCGTCAACATTTCTGCCACAGCTATTCGGTGTTCCGTCAGCACAGAGAGTGGTAAGGTCGCCACGTGGTTGGACGACCTTTTAGGACACGTCGCCTCGCGACTCGAACATCCCGCTCAGGCATTCACCGAATTCACGCTCGACAGAATTGTCTCCCTGCACACGTGCGCTCTCTACACAGTTGCCAGACTCGAAAGCGGCGGTCTTTACTGGTG ggGTGTCCTGCCATTCGCCCAGCGAAAAAAGCTGTGGGAGAAATACAAGGCGAAATCTAGGAAGCACAGACCTTCGACGGTTTTGTCGACAGACATAAGTTACGGTACACACGTGTGCATGAAAAACAGCCCAATTTATCAACCAGGAGCAATAG GATTCACGATCGCAAACGGAGTGCCAAAAGTTGGACAACTCTTATCGGCAGCTTGGAACTTGGACGCGACTTGTAGATTCAAGATCCTTCCGGCCGGAGTTTTGATACCTGCCAATCCGACTGAGAAACGGGAAGTTATTCCAACCGCAGGCGCCGCCAGCGGACCCAGCAAAACTAATCACAAGGAAACAGCCGATCGTCTTGACATGCCGCCGCCACCTTCTCCTGCCTCGAGCACGTGCAGCGACACAGGCAGCATCACAACCAGTCACA AACGACAAAAAAGAATGGTGCCCCGAGGAGAGGGAGAGCCGGAGAAAAAAGACGAAGAGGACTGGCAGCTGAAAGATGTCGTTTTCGTCGAAGATGTTAAAACTGTACCGATTG GTAAAGTTATAAAAGTCGACGGATGCTACGTAGCGGTAAAATTCTTCTCAAAGGATTCTaaggagaaggaaaaggagACGAAAGAGAAGGACTTCAGCACTTCAGATTTCAAGGATCTGACCGCCGAAGAACTTATCAAACTACTCGCTGACTGCCGACTCCTCCGAAAAGACGAACTACAG GTCATAAAATCACCATTAAGTTCCCGTGCACCCGACTGTTTCCAAAGAACTCCAAGGCGAGTGAATCTTGTTGAAACGTCGAACGAGAATTTATTGACTATTTCCACCGATGGTCAAG GCATACACGCGATACTGAAGAACGGAACCAAGCTCACTTACGTTGTCTACAATCTTAGCACAGGACGATACGTTCAAGACTGTTACATACCGTCCGATATTTCCTCATTTCTCGGACTACAGCCACAAAGTATCAGTCTCACCAGCGCTGGCGAG AACACCGAATGTTCGATGATCCTGCGGGACGGAAACAACACGATTTATCCGATAGCAAAGGACTGCGCTGAGGCGATAAGAGACCCAAACTGGTTAGACCTCGTTCCGGTGCATTGTATAGGTGCGTCAACCATTCCAATACCCAGCTGCACAAATTCCtcgaatttaaaaaaccaGGTAGCGGTAATAGCCCTGGTCTTTGACAATCTTCTACTTCTACCGAGGATACTAAGATGCGATTTTGACGGTGTTAAGCAAATTTTTGCGAACCTCGAACTAGACCAAA AGACAATCTCGTCACAGATTCAGACAATCTTAACAGAACGATGCGACGGCAATCGAAACATTTTCCACGCCTGCGTGAATATGTGCTCACCGACGTCGAACAAGGAGAATGAGCAAG GCATTGAACGCGAACTAGTCGTGAACACGGTCGACGGCAACACCGCGCCCATCGAAGAACCCATTCCAACTCTCAGCTGGCCACCCGAAGCCTTTGACAACACCTCCGGGGAGGAAGACAGCCTACTCAGTATCGGCGCAGCCAGTATCTCCATGATGAACAAATCCG GTGCCAGTTCGACAACGAACAATACTTATGTCATCGATTCAGTCGAACGGCGCAATAACGCTCTACTGATACTCAAGTACCTCTGCGAAAGTCCGGTCCTCGCACCGCACTTAAAGGAACTACTCGTCGCCAG AGACGCACAAGGTCAGACGCCGCTAATGCTCGCTGTGTCTGTGCGCGCCTATCATGCAGCCCTAATTCTGCTCGACACGATACAGCGCGTCGGTCGCGATGGCAAAGACTGTTCAGCGATGATCCTGCAGCCAGACGCAAGCCCCGATTTATCACCGCTGTTCGTTACCTGCTGCAACGACACTTGCAGCTTCACTTGGACTGGAGCCGAGCACATTAATCAG gACATATTCGAGTGCCGAACGTGTGGCTTGACCGGTTCTCTCTGCTGCTGTACGGAGTGCGCACGAGTTTGCCACAGAGGCCACGactgcaaattgaaaaaaacatcacCAACGGCTTACTGCGACTGCTGGGAGAAATGCAAGTGTCGCGCCCTTATTGCTGGACACCAGGGTGCACGATACGACCTTCTTTGTCGCCTGGTGATGAACACTGACCTAGCCACCAAGATAAACTCACG AGGTGAAAGTATACTGTTATTCCTTGTACAAACAGTGGGAAGGCAGTCGGTTGAACAGCGCCAGTACAGATCGGCGCCGAGGCAAAGATCGGCTTCGGCTAGTCGCAAGACACCATCGTCAGATG GTTTGGGTGCTGATGCAGACATGCCAGATCACGATTTGGAGCCCCCGAGATTCAGCCGCCGAGCCTTGGAGCGGCTGCTCAATGATTGGCCGGCCATTCAGTGCATGATCATGTCCGGCGTTACTGAAAGTCCCACGAACGATCAGCTCTTTGGCGATCAGGGACAGGCTTGCAGACAGAGTGGTACCGCTCTCCTCGACAAGTTCACCCATTCTCTTCTGGTGAAGTGCAGCGCAGAG ATGCTGGACACCCTTCTGTCGACGTTGGTCAGGGAATTGCAGAAAGACAATGTGCCAGGTCGTCAAGAAGAGGCAAACAACGTTGCCAGACGATTCGTTAGATCCGTTGCAAGGATATTCGTTATTTTCACCATAGAAATGGCGCCAAATACTACTAAGCGAAGAAG tGCGAGTCAGGCTTCTCAACCACTGATGAAGTGCCGACGCGTTTTTCAAGCACTCATCAAATTGGCCGTTGAGGAACTCTGTGAAACCGCCGATTCCCTCATCGCTCCAGTTAGACTGGGAGTTGCGCGTCCAACTGCACCTTTCACCCTGACCAGCTCAGCGATTGAGGTTATCAATGGATCAGAGGAGCTTTTTTCCATCGAGCCATTGATTCCACGCAGCGGAGTCAGTGCCCAGGTTCTTGACAGCGCTCTTCAAGCGCAGCAAGTCAACAACAACATCGCAATAGCCAGAGAGGTTTCTGCCATGGACGAAACTGAGGGTGGAGAAG AAGTACCCATGGACATTGACGGCGACATCAGCGAACACGAGGAATCTGGCGTTTCCGGAGCAAATGTCAGTCAGCCGCTGGGCGAAGTCGACAACAACGTCGGCGGAGTGGGTGAGGAGCAGGCAGGGGACGGAGAGTCGGACACGGAGTTAGACCTCCTTGCTGAGGCGGAAACCGAGTCCGACTCAGACGACAATCACAGCAACCAAGATGCGGCTTCCGCTCAGCGCAGTGTGCAGACTGGTGCCACTGCTGGATCAGATGGCGGTATGGGATCTATTCTTTTGTTCCCCGAGGACGAGTCTGGGGAGTCTAGTCAACAGGAAGATGACGAGAGCGAGGCTGGTGAGACTGATGAACAGGACAACGAAGAGTTTCAGATCGGTGACGAACAGCTTGAACGCAGAAG CGGGTCGTCTGGTCACGCGCACAGAAACAATTTGGCGCCGGTCTCAATGCAGTGGGCGATCCGCAACCGAGAGTCGAGCACCCGAACGGCGGGTCTCAGGGTGACCGGCGGAAGTAACCTCGTATTCATAGACCCCTCGTCTCTCAGACGATCGACGGCAACGTCCGCAGTGACAGCGGCGCAGGAACCTATAACTATGGGAACAACCGCCAGCTGCCTAGCGCGAGCATTTGGAATCGTTATCAGGCAGATTGCTGACCTGCTCACCATGTTGCAGGACTACAAAACACACGCGCCTGCCCTTCCCAGGCTCATGGAAATCTCCTATCAGGACGCCATCGGCCTTCAG CTTTATCTTGAGGGCCATTTGAAACCGACTTGGGATTGGCTCATGACGGTGATGGACGCCACGGAGGCGCAGCTGCGATTTGGTGTCTCATTGACGCGCAGTGCTGACCCTGCGCACCCCGAACATCCTCTAAACGTCGCGCCTTCCTTAGCAGGCGGAAATTTTACAGGGCTACTGAACTCAGCCGCACTTTCTCTCACACTGCAAAGCAACACGTCGAGGAATCAACGCAGTGGCATTACAACCACTTCCAATAATTCAGCGGGTCATGCCTCGACTAGAATAAACGTTGGATTCACCGGAGTCGGCGAACCGCCGAGAAGCAATCGGGATCGAGAAG GAGGCGACGCGCACTCGGCCAGACGAGAATTCCTTTCCTATTGTCTGTCCCTGATGCGAGCTCACAATGGCGAGCACAGAGATAGTCTTCCGGTGCTTGATGTCTCTGCCCTACGCCACGTTGCCTATGTATTCGACGCCCTCGTCTACTACATGAGGTCAGGATCTGAGTCTCCGTCTACCAGAGGCGATAGCCATAAGGAGTCTATCGCCTTTGCCACCTGGACCGAACAG GATGAAAACGACAACGAGGAGGCGGAGGACGGAAATTCGACAGCATCGACAGTGATGGAAACGGACTCCGTTGACTATCCAGACCTACTCCAGGTTCCGATGTGCGTAACATCGAACAGCGCAAATTCGATAGCCAAAGGTCGAAAGCATCCGTTCCTTCAGCGATCGGATTCGACTCTCTGCTTGGGCTGCCCGCCGCTTGACCCGTTTGATACAATAATGAGCGAGGCCCTACCGCTCGCTGATCAACCACATCTCCTCCAGCCGCACTCTAGGCGCGAGGATCTCTTTGGTGTTCCAAGACAGCCGGTCAACTCTGGCAGTTCTGCCAGCCAGAATCCCCTAGAGGGCCTTCCGACTAGGCTCGGACTCTCGGGCAGATTTGCAGACAACTCGCTATTAGCCGCCACTTCATCTTACAACCAGATTATTCAGGTCCCAATCCATGTGACTTCTAGCAGCTCCAATGCCCAGAGTGCCAGCGCTGGTGATGCGGAGAACAGGTGGAACTTAATTGCCGGCAGTGAACAACCCGGAACCAGCAAGTTAACG GAAAAACCGAAGGGCTTTAATCAGTCCGCGGAAAGTCAGCCGTCGTCTGTAGTGACGGAGCAGATCGATCGTGCACCAATAATCGTTTCTCCTAGTGGTCAGGGAATGGAGAACGTCGTACCCggcaacaacagcagcaaggGGAAGGATGAGTTGTGCAAGAGTGGACGAAGCGTGATAGTGAGAGCGGGAACGGTGTCG GAACCCAATGTAAATAAAGTTGGCGCTCCGGAAGTTTTGGTTGTGCCGACAGCCGAGACGCAGACAGTTTCCGAGGAGGTCGACCCTGCTGCATCTAACCAGGAGATATCGGCCCACGAGACCGTTGAGACGAGTCCTGTCGAATCTTCCAGAGCCTTGACGACCATTGGCACAAACATATCGCACAACATTCTGCTGGGAAGATGGAGGCTGTCGCTCGATCTATTCGGTCGCGTTTTCATGGAGGACGTCGGCTTGGAGGCCGGTTCAGTCGTTTCCGAACTTGGAGGCTTTCCTGTCAAGGAGGCCAAGTTTCGCAGAGACATGGAAAAGCTTCGTAATTCGCAACAGAAAGACATCACACTATCCAAA GTCGAACGAGATCGCACTCAGCTTCTGATCCAGACCATGAAGGAGCTCAATACGCAGTACAATTTGTTCAATAGGCGAGCCTCGAACACGCCACCATTGGCTGTCAACAGGGTGAAAGTCACATTCAAAGACGAGCCCGGCGAGGGATCTGGAGTCGCTAGGAGCTTCTACACGGCTATAGCCGAG GCTCTACTGGCTAACGAAAAACTGCCAAATTTGGAGGCTGCACAAGTCGGATCAAAATACACACAGTACAACGTTTTGCAGAAACTGAAGAGTAGAGACAGAGATCGAGATTTGAGGCGCCAG AATCCAAGGTCGTCAGGTAAGTGCCGAGAAGCCAGGAGAGCACTGTCTTTTGAGGCTCGATCATTCCATCCGACGGCGTCGACAGAGGGCCCCAGTGGTTCGAACTCTAGCGGTTCATCTTCTAACGCTCACCCGTTGCCGGTCAGTCATCCAAGCAACGATCACTTGACGATGCATCAACAGCAGTTGGGTGACAGGCTATATCAAAAA GTACACACGCTGCGCCCGACGTTGGCTGAGAAGATAACTGGAATGCTGCTGGAATTGTCGCCTGCACAGCTGCTGATGCTTCTGGCATCAGAGGATGCGCTTCGCCAGAAGGTTGAGGAGGCTTTTGAGCTGATTCACAGCCACAACCAGGATTTGGCCAGCGAGGCTCTCCTCGACCTCGACGTCTTCAGTCTGACGGAGAGGTGTggtggtaataaaaaaaaattagaggcCAGCATACTCGATGATATCGAGGACAATGCACCGCTATTTTATTCACCGGGTAAACGCGGATTCTACACACCTAGGCAGGGAAGAGCTAGCTATGAAAGGCTGAACGCCTTCAGGAATGTCGGAAG ATTAATAGGCCTTTGCCTTCTCCAAAACGAATTGTGCCCGATATTTCTCAATCGTCATGTAATCAAGTACATTCTTGCGCGACCGATAAGATTCCACGATCTCGCGTTTTTCGACTCTGTGATATATGAGAGCCTGCGACAGCTGGTTGTCGACGCCGAGACAAAAGACAGCAACAGTTTGTTCTCTGAGCTTGACTTGACGTTTAG cATCGACTTGTGTCCCGAGGAAGGAGTCGGCTCTCTGGAACTTATACCGAATGGCAGGGAGATCGAAGTGTCGGCCAGTAACATTTACGACTACGTTCGCAAGTACGCCGAGGTTCGGATGGTCAAGGTGCAGGAGAAGGCATTAGAGGCAATGCGCGAGGGCGTTTTTGACGTTCTTCCAGAAGGTGCTCTTGACGGATTAACGTCCGAGGATCTCAGGCTTCTGCTCAATGGCGTCGGTGACATAAACGTGTCTGTTCTCATATCCTACACATCATTCAACGACGAGTCGGGagagtcgaccgagaggctCGTCAAGTTCAAACGTTGGCTTTGGTCCATCGTCGAGAAAATGTCGCACGTCGAACGACAAGATCTG GTCTACTTCTGGACCGGATCTCCGGCACTTCCGGCCAGTGAAGACGGATTCCAACCGATGCCAAGCGTGACAATTCGTCCGGCGGACGACGCGCATCTACCGACTGCGAATACGTGTATATCTCGTTTATACGTTCCCCTGTACAGCTCGCGTCACGTTCTTCGTCACAAACTTTTACTTGCcataaaaactaaaaatttcggATTCGTATGA